Genomic DNA from Campylobacter concisus:
AAGTGCATTTGTAGCACAAACTGCTGCACACATAGGCACTTTACCCTCAGCCATTCTATTTTGACCGTAAAGCTCTCTCTCCTCGTGTGAGTTTGTTGGCTCTGGACCACCTGCACACATAGTACATTTATCCATTACGCCTTTTACGCCAAATGCTCCATCTTTAGGGAACTGTGGTGCACCAAATGGACAAGCATATAAGCAGTATCCACAGCCTATGCACTTGTGTTTATCGTGAAGTACGATGCCATCAGCTCTAATGTAGAAGCAATCAACCGGACAAACTTGCTCGCAAGGTGCGTCGGTGCAGTGCTGGCACGCGATAGTAGTTGAGACCTCTTTACCCTCGATGCCATCGTGAAGTGTAATGACCTTTCTTCTATAAATTCCCACTGGAAGTTCATGAGCAGAAGAGCAAGCAACTTGGCAACCATAACAACTAATACATCTATCAGTATCTACGAAAAATTTCATTCTTGCCATTTTATTCCTCCTTACTCTTTACCCATGGCGTCTCTCTCGCCATATTCATGGAAAAACGATGTTTTAAATGTATTTTCCTCAGCTTTTTCTATACGGCAAAGACCTGCGTTAAACTCTGAAATTTGAGTAACTGGGTCAAATCCGTAGTTAGTAACTGTGTTAAAGCTCTCGCCGATAACATAAGGCTTAGTGCCCTCTGGATAGCGAGCTGAAAGATCAACGCCTTGCATAATACCAGCGAAGTTGTATGGCATACAAATTCTATCTGGAGTTACCATCTGGCTGTGATAGCATCTTACTTTGATCTTTGTGCCTTGTGGGCTATGAATCCACATCATATCGCGGTCTTTTATGCCGTATTTTAAAGCTAGCTCTGGATTAACATTAGCAAACATCTCTGGCGTAATAGCTGATAGATATTTACTGGTTCTTTCGATCATGCCAGCACCACTTAAGTTTACGACACGTTGCGTACTAAACACAATTGGAAATTCTTTTGACCAATCTTTTGCTTGTTGCTCTGACTTAAACTTAGTAGAAACACGGAAATTTCTAGCTTGATCTTCAAATGTCGGATACTTTTGAACAAGATCCCAGCGTGGTGAGTGAACAGGCTCTCTATGTTTTGGAATAGGATCGAGGAATTCCCAAACGATAGCTCTTGCCCTTGCATTACCATAAGGTACAACACCTTTTTCACGGCATTTTTCAAAGATAATACCACTATAATCCATGCTCCAGCTTGGTCCCATCTTAGCTTTCTCTTCTTCAGTTAGAGTTATACCTAAGACTTTTTCTATATTCTCTTTTGTGATTTGTGGATAGCCACCTTTTATAGCTGAGCCAACAAGTGTTGTCTCTTCGCTAGCTAGCTGACTAACGCCATTATGTTCGAGTCCAAAGCGATTTCTAAAGCCTGAACCACCTTCAACATAAGGCTTACTCATATCATAAAGTATCGGTGTGCCAGGGTGTTTTTCATCCCATGCTGGCCATGGCTTGCCGTAGTACTCGCCTTTTACCTCGCCGCCAAGACCTATTAGCGTATCTGGGTCAAATTTATCCCAGTTTGCTTGGTGACGTCTAAACATCTCAGCAGTTCTGCCGCCATAACCGATAGAATTTCCAACCCTTGCTATCTCATTTGTCGCATCATCTGGCCATACAAAGTCATCTTTAACTTGTTTTAGCTCTCTATCTACGACAGCCATCTTCATGCCTTTTACGTACTCATCGTAAAAGCCAAATTTCTTAGCAAACGCAAACATTACTTCGTGATCGCCCTTGCTCTCGTAAAGTGGATCAACGACTTTTGTTCTCCATTGTCCTGAGCGGTTTGTAGCACTTAGGTGACCTTCATTTTCGAATGCAGTTGCTACTGGCAAGATATAAACGCCATCTTTTCTGTCTGAAAGGATAGAAATTTCATTTACAAATGGCTCAGCCACAACGATCATATCTAGTTTTGAAGCTGCTTCTTGAATTTTAGCTAGGTGCGCCATAGACGTTAGACCAGTTCCTTGAACCCAAAGAACTCTCAATGCACCACTACTAAATGTATTCTCCTCCTTCAAGACGCCTTGCCACCATTTTGAAAGTGACCAGCCTTTTTCGTTTCTCCAGTTTCTATCTTCTGGATGTTTAGGATCGTGGTAATAATACTCTTCAAAGACTGTGTTTTTAACAGGAGTACCGCCTTGTTTTGGCTCTTTTGTTGAGACTGCAAAGCGTTTAATAAATTCATCATAATCAACGCCCCAGCCTTTGCAATAATATTTCCATGCTGCATCAGTTAAGCCATAATACATTGGCAAGCTATCTGAAAGGTTACACATATCAGTTGAGCCTTGAACATTGTCGTGACCACGAATGATATTACAGCCGCCGCCTGCTTTACCCATATTTCCTAGAATTAGTTGAAGGATAGGTAAAATTCTTGTATTTGATGTACCAACTGAGTGTTGAGTGATGCCAAGTGCCCAAACAACAGTACCTGGTTTTGTGTGAGCTAGAATGTCTGCAGCTTTTAGTAGCTTATCAACTGGTACTCCAGTAACATCAGATGTAACCTCTGGTGTCCAGTGCTCAGCCTCTTTTCTTATCTCATCAATACCGTAAGTTCTATTTTCTATAAATTCTTTATCTTCCCAACCATTTTTAAGAATGATATGAATAAGACCATAAACAAGCGCAATATCAGTTCCTGATCTTTGTCTCAAATAAAGATCAGCATGTGCAGCTGTCTTTGTAAAATTTGGATCAGCTACAATTACTTTTGCATTGTTTCTATCTTTTGCTTGTAAAGTGTGCTTCATGCCACCAACTGGGTTTGCCACAGCTGGGTTCGCTCCAATGATAAATATACATTTTGAGTTCGCAGCCATATCTCCAAAGTGGTTTGTCATCGCGCCATAACCCCAAGTATTCGCCACACCGGCGACTGTTGCGCTATGTCAAATTCTTGCTACGTGATCGTTACTGTTTGTACCCCAAAATGCACAAAATTTTCTAAAGTAGTAAGACTGTTCGTTGTTAAATTTAGCCGATCCTAAGAAAACAACACTATCAGGGCCATCTTCTTTGCGGATCTGAAGCATCTTATCGCCGATCTCATTTACAGCTTGATCCCATGAAATTCTTTGCCATTTACCATCAACTTTTTTCATAGGATATTTGATGCGTTGTTTGCTGTGTGTAAGATCGATCTGATCGATACCTTTTGAGCAGTGTGAGCCCTGAGATATCGGATGGTGCATCGCCATATCTTGACGAACCCAAACACCATCTTTTACCTCGGCCTCGATACCACAGCCTGCTGAGCAAATAGAACAAATCGTTCTAACCTTTTTTGAGCCAGGGAAAGGATTTTTTATCTCCTCATCACTTGCTTTTCTTATCGTTTCATTTTCTCCAAAAGCCATTGTACTTCCAGCACCAAGTGCGGCTAGCTTTAAAAATGAACGTCTTCCTATACGTGCATCACTCATGGTTTTCTCCCTTAGTAAGCGATTTTATAGTAGGTTTCCCAGTTCTTGCTTTTTTTATAAAGCACCTCTTTTTTGTTTGACTTGCCAACGACGACACCATTGTCATCAGGAGCTAAGTCGTCACTAGTCACTTTTGCTACGGCTGAGACTGCGAGTACACCGCCGGCAGCACCGACTTTTAGAGATTTTTTTAGAAAATCTCTTCTTGATCCTTGCATTTTTTCTCCTTAGCTCTCAAACTTAAAAATTTGAGAATTTGGTTTGATTGGTCTTCACAATTTGCAACTTTAGAAATTCTAAAATATTGCAAGGCCTATTTCAGGGCTTTTTATAGCCTAGATTTAAACTCTGCAAATTTAGCATAATTGCAAGATAATCAAAGTAAATATAAAGCTTTAATTAAATATGTTAAGTTATTGTTAAAAATATAAGAAAATATATTTAATATTTTAACTTTTATGAATTTTGAGAGAAAGGCTAATTTAAAGTATAAATTCTAGGGAGAGCTCCCTAGAAAAAGTTATTTTAGATCACTTTTGTTTATAATAAATGGCACTGATCTAACGCCAGCTGAGAAATATTTTTTACGTAAAGTATCGATCTTGTCGCTCTCTTCTTTGCTAACATTTTTTTCATCCACGTTATAATCTTCAGAGAAATACTTTCTTAAAATTTTAACCTTATCGCTATCACTTTTTGCATTTTTTATATCTTTATAGATCAAAGCACTTTTTTGCAAAGATGATAGTTCATGCACTGGAGTTAGGATGATTTCAACGTTATTGTCTTTTAATGTCGTTTCGACCTTTGCTAGCTCGGCTCTACAATATGGGCATTCAGGATCTGAAAACATAATAAGAGTTGGCTTTTTGCTATCATTGCCAAGAGTTACAACATTTGCCTTGTCTTCATTTTTATAAATTTTAGCTAGTGATTTTACTAAATCAAGTGCTGCTTTTTCTGCGATTACCTTTTTTTCTTCAGCTAAATAAGACTTCTGCTCCTTTAAATTTACAACATCAGGAAACATAAGATCGCCCTTAACAAAAGTCACATCTTCTTGAGACATATCCCCTTTGCTAAATTTTAAGCTTACTTTTTCTATATCATCTAAAATTTTAGTGCGTTCTACGACTTTTACATTAACACCATCGATATTTTGATTTTTAAAAACTTCTGAGTAAAAATCTTCTATTTGCTTATCGCTTGCTGCCATTAGGCTAGTTGCCGCTAATATTGAGGCCAAAACCACTTTTTTCATTTTTTTCCTTTTAAAAAATTTGGCGGATTATATTTGCTTTTTGTAAATGAATACTAACCGCGAAAAACTCTATCATTTCCTTGCTTTATTATGTCACTCTCAAGATCAAGCTGCTCAAGATAAGCGATTACATATTTTCTACTTAGATTTAGTGCATCCTTGGCATTTGTGACATTTACAAATCCTTGGTTTTTGATGATCTCTCTTAGCTTATCAAGTGCCATTTTTAGCGAATTTCTTGTAATGAAAAGGTTATGCTCCAGCCTTACAACCCTGCCCATTGCAGT
This window encodes:
- a CDS encoding thioredoxin domain-containing protein gives rise to the protein MKKVVLASILAATSLMAASDKQIEDFYSEVFKNQNIDGVNVKVVERTKILDDIEKVSLKFSKGDMSQEDVTFVKGDLMFPDVVNLKEQKSYLAEEKKVIAEKAALDLVKSLAKIYKNEDKANVVTLGNDSKKPTLIMFSDPECPYCRAELAKVETTLKDNNVEIILTPVHELSSLQKSALIYKDIKNAKSDSDKVKILRKYFSEDYNVDEKNVSKEESDKIDTLRKKYFSAGVRSVPFIINKSDLK
- the fdh3B gene encoding formate dehydrogenase FDH3 subunit beta gives rise to the protein MARMKFFVDTDRCISCYGCQVACSSAHELPVGIYRRKVITLHDGIEGKEVSTTIACQHCTDAPCEQVCPVDCFYIRADGIVLHDKHKCIGCGYCLYACPFGAPQFPKDGAFGVKGVMDKCTMCAGGPEPTNSHEERELYGQNRMAEGKVPMCAAVCATNALLVGDAADVSNVYRKRVMLRNTGLNV
- a CDS encoding twin-arginine translocation signal domain-containing protein, which codes for MQGSRRDFLKKSLKVGAAGGVLAVSAVAKVTSDDLAPDDNGVVVGKSNKKEVLYKKSKNWETYYKIAY